In a single window of the Aminomonas paucivorans DSM 12260 genome:
- a CDS encoding HD domain-containing protein, translating to MISRDLLETLFSAFSIERWNDHPRPVRLVEMDKQAHKGIIAFLVARSDGGLSEEDLPELAEALVFEFLQRVVLTDLKPPVFYRLMESAAPELNRWVLDQWERPLEELSPELFRRFGAYLEGWGSRTPLRAVTGAANYLATSWEHQLIHPLAAGLFGAAETRRELRARLEEHMTVPLVRHTLLRLAEAPSSRTCDFVDLVAQLRFQKRWTRIPRIPETSVLGHMFFVALLGYLLSLELGLSPRRRAWNFFAGLFHDLPEVLTRDVISPVKKVAGLEGLLKGLERDLMGEKVYPLLPHQVAADLRFFTEEEFVDRARSPQGEVRPCPEEEEGDRREGEGWTVVDGRLLDWGDKFAAYLEAALSVRYGVKPELLTEACESLREGYGGRPVRGRSFAYLFDAFR from the coding sequence TTGATTTCTCGTGACCTTCTGGAGACCCTGTTCTCCGCCTTCAGCATCGAGCGGTGGAACGACCACCCCCGCCCGGTGCGGCTGGTGGAGATGGACAAGCAGGCCCACAAGGGGATCATCGCCTTCCTCGTGGCCCGAAGCGACGGGGGGCTTTCGGAGGAGGACCTGCCGGAGCTGGCGGAGGCGCTGGTGTTCGAGTTTCTCCAGAGGGTCGTGCTCACGGACCTGAAGCCCCCGGTGTTCTACCGTCTCATGGAGAGCGCCGCGCCGGAGCTGAACCGTTGGGTGCTGGACCAGTGGGAGCGTCCCCTGGAGGAGCTTTCCCCGGAGCTGTTCCGGCGGTTCGGAGCGTACCTGGAGGGATGGGGGAGCCGGACCCCCCTGCGGGCCGTGACGGGGGCGGCGAACTACCTGGCCACCTCCTGGGAACACCAGCTCATCCACCCCCTGGCGGCGGGGCTCTTCGGGGCGGCGGAGACCCGCAGGGAGCTGAGGGCCCGGCTGGAGGAGCACATGACGGTTCCCCTGGTGCGCCACACCCTGCTGCGCCTGGCGGAGGCCCCCTCCTCCCGGACCTGCGACTTCGTGGACCTGGTGGCGCAGCTGCGCTTCCAGAAACGGTGGACCCGCATCCCCCGCATCCCCGAGACCTCCGTGCTGGGGCACATGTTCTTCGTGGCCCTCCTGGGCTACCTGCTCTCCCTGGAGCTGGGCCTTTCCCCCCGGCGTCGGGCCTGGAACTTCTTCGCGGGGCTCTTCCACGACCTGCCGGAGGTGCTCACCCGGGACGTGATCTCCCCGGTCAAGAAGGTGGCGGGACTGGAGGGGCTGCTCAAGGGGCTGGAACGGGACCTGATGGGGGAGAAGGTCTACCCCCTGCTCCCCCATCAGGTGGCGGCGGACCTGCGGTTCTTCACGGAGGAGGAGTTCGTCGACCGGGCCCGGTCGCCCCAAGGGGAGGTCCGCCCCTGCCCCGAGGAGGAAGAGGGGGATCGGCGGGAGGGGGAGGGCTGGACGGTGGTGGACGGAAGGCTGCTGGACTGGGGGGACAAGTTCGCCGCCTACCTGGAGGCCGCCCTGTCGGTGCGCTACGGGGTGAAGCCGGAACTGCTGACGGAGGCCTGCGAGAGCCTGCGGGAGGGGTACGGAGGCCGTCCCGTGCGGGGGCGGAGCTTCGCCTATCTCTTCGACGCCTTTCGCTAA